One Chengkuizengella sp. SCS-71B DNA window includes the following coding sequences:
- the gpmI gene encoding 2,3-bisphosphoglycerate-independent phosphoglycerate mutase, whose amino-acid sequence MSAPKPVALIILDGFGLRNETVGNAVAQANKPNYDRYLSSYPNTTLTAAGEAVGLPEGQMGNSEVGHLNIGAGRIVYQDLTRITKSIKSGEFFENETLLKAVRHAKDNNRKLHLYALLSDGGVHSHQNHLYAMLQMAKKEGLEDVYIHAFLDGRDVAPDSAIDYMQELLKKISEIGVGRIATVQGRYYAMDRDKRWDRVEKSYCAMVYGEGPKYHDPIKAIAESYKQSVYDEFVLPTVIVDRENNPRGLVETNDAVIFLNFRPDRAIQLSQVFTNKDFRGFDRGAHFPESIYYVSLTLFSETVGGYVAYKPKDLDNTLGEVLAQNNKKQLRAAETEKYPHVTFFFSGGRDVELPGETRLLINSPKVATYDLQPEMSAYELADAVVKEIESDQFDAIILNFANPDMVGHSGKLEPTIKAVEATDECLGKVVEAILAKGGAALITADHGNADVLIDDNGRPHTAHTTNPVPLIVTDKSVSLREGGILADIAPTLLELLQLEQPVEMTGTSIIKK is encoded by the coding sequence ATGTCTGCACCTAAACCTGTTGCATTAATTATTTTGGATGGATTTGGACTAAGAAATGAAACTGTAGGTAACGCAGTAGCTCAAGCAAACAAGCCGAATTATGATCGTTATTTATCATCATATCCAAATACTACACTTACAGCTGCTGGTGAGGCGGTTGGGCTTCCTGAAGGTCAGATGGGAAATTCTGAAGTTGGACATTTAAATATTGGGGCAGGTAGAATTGTCTATCAGGATCTCACACGTATTACAAAATCCATTAAATCAGGCGAATTTTTTGAAAATGAAACATTGTTAAAAGCGGTTCGTCATGCAAAAGACAATAATCGAAAATTGCATTTGTATGCCCTACTCTCAGATGGTGGGGTACATTCTCATCAAAATCATCTATATGCAATGTTGCAGATGGCAAAAAAAGAAGGTTTAGAGGATGTATATATACATGCCTTTTTAGATGGTCGGGATGTAGCACCAGATAGTGCGATAGACTATATGCAAGAACTGCTTAAAAAAATAAGTGAGATTGGTGTAGGGAGAATTGCAACGGTTCAAGGGCGTTATTATGCAATGGATCGTGATAAACGCTGGGACAGGGTAGAAAAGTCATATTGTGCCATGGTATATGGTGAAGGCCCCAAGTATCATGATCCTATCAAAGCGATTGCAGAATCCTACAAACAATCCGTATACGATGAGTTTGTACTGCCAACGGTAATAGTTGATCGTGAAAATAATCCACGTGGACTCGTTGAAACAAATGATGCCGTTATCTTTTTAAACTTTAGACCAGATCGAGCAATACAGTTATCTCAAGTCTTTACAAACAAAGATTTTCGTGGATTTGATCGGGGAGCGCATTTCCCAGAAAGTATTTATTACGTAAGTCTAACATTGTTTAGTGAGACCGTTGGGGGTTATGTAGCGTATAAACCGAAAGATTTGGATAATACTTTAGGAGAAGTATTAGCTCAAAATAATAAGAAACAACTTAGAGCAGCTGAGACTGAAAAATATCCTCACGTTACATTTTTCTTTAGTGGGGGCCGCGATGTTGAACTTCCTGGTGAGACGCGCTTGTTAATTAACTCACCAAAGGTAGCAACCTATGATTTACAACCTGAAATGAGTGCATACGAGTTAGCTGATGCCGTGGTGAAAGAAATAGAATCTGATCAATTTGATGCCATTATATTAAATTTTGCGAATCCAGATATGGTTGGACATTCGGGGAAATTAGAGCCTACAATTAAAGCTGTTGAAGCTACGGATGAATGTTTAGGCAAAGTTGTTGAAGCGATCCTTGCAAAAGGGGGAGCAGCGCTCATTACAGCAGATCATGGTAACGCGGATGTTCTTATTGATGACAATGGAAGACCTCATACAGCTCATACTACCAACCCAGTACCATTGATCGTGACAGATAAAAGTGTATCATTAAGAGAAGGTGGAATATTAGCAGATATTGCACCAACCCTACTAGAACTATTACAATTAGAACAACCAGTAGAAATGACAGGTACATCAATTATAAAAAAATAA
- the tpiA gene encoding triose-phosphate isomerase, with amino-acid sequence MREPIIAGNWKMFKTVSEAEAFINEVKGSAEIEGVESVICAPFTNLPALVEAVKGTKIKVGAQNLHWEESGAYTGEISGAMLQDLGVNYVIIGHSERRAYFAETDETVNKKVHASIKYNLTPIVCVGEKLEDREAGQTKEVCKFQVNQAFKGLSKEQAAQAVIAYEPIWAIGTGKSSTAEDANEVITYIREQLIALFDVETANYVRIQYGGSVKPNNIRDYMNQLSIDGALVGGASLDPASFTQLVEGAK; translated from the coding sequence ATGAGAGAGCCTATTATTGCTGGAAACTGGAAAATGTTTAAAACTGTAAGTGAAGCAGAAGCCTTTATCAACGAAGTAAAAGGAAGTGCAGAGATTGAAGGAGTAGAAAGTGTCATTTGTGCTCCTTTTACAAACCTTCCAGCATTAGTTGAAGCTGTGAAAGGTACGAAAATTAAAGTAGGTGCACAAAACTTACATTGGGAAGAAAGCGGAGCCTATACAGGTGAAATCAGTGGTGCCATGTTACAAGATTTAGGTGTGAATTATGTGATCATTGGCCACTCTGAAAGAAGAGCATATTTTGCAGAAACTGATGAAACAGTGAACAAAAAAGTACATGCCTCAATTAAATATAATCTAACACCGATTGTATGTGTTGGCGAAAAATTAGAGGATAGAGAAGCAGGTCAAACGAAAGAGGTTTGTAAGTTTCAAGTAAACCAAGCTTTCAAAGGGCTTTCCAAAGAGCAAGCAGCTCAAGCAGTAATTGCTTACGAACCGATTTGGGCAATTGGAACGGGCAAATCCTCAACAGCAGAAGATGCAAACGAAGTGATTACTTATATTAGAGAACAACTTATAGCTCTGTTTGATGTTGAAACTGCTAATTATGTACGAATTCAATATGGTGGAAGTGTAAAGCCAAATAACATTCGTGATTATATGAATCAATTAAGTATTGATGGAGCACTTGTAGGTGGAGCAAGTTTAGACCCTGCTTCCTTCACTCAATTAGTTGAGGGGGCAAAGTAG
- a CDS encoding phosphoglycerate kinase, translated as MNKQSIRDVDVNGKKVFVRVDFNVPLKDGRITDDTRIRATLPTIQHLVEQGAKVILASHLGRPKGNVVEEMRLTPAAERLSQLIGKPVKKLNEAFGPAVQAEIDQLNNGDIVVLENTRFYAGEEKNDPELAKAFADLADVYVNDAFGAAHRAHASTEGIAKHIPAVAGFLMEKELEVLGKALNNPDRPFTAIVGGAKVKDKIDVINKLIDIADDIIIGGGLAYTFIKAQGNEIGKSLVDNEKLDLALDFIQKAKEKGVNFHLPIDVVVTDDFSASANTQIVNIDEMPTNWEGIDIGPKTREKYKEIILNSKLVVWNGPMGVFEIQPFSHGTKAVAQACAETSGYTVIGGGDSAAAVEKFDFADKMNHISTGGGASLEFMEGKALPGVVALNDK; from the coding sequence ATGAATAAACAAAGTATTCGAGATGTAGATGTAAATGGGAAAAAAGTCTTTGTGCGTGTAGATTTTAATGTGCCTTTGAAGGATGGAAGGATCACAGATGATACACGTATTCGTGCTACATTGCCAACTATTCAACACTTGGTGGAGCAAGGTGCAAAAGTGATACTTGCAAGTCATTTAGGACGTCCTAAAGGTAATGTAGTTGAGGAAATGAGGCTGACACCAGCAGCAGAAAGATTATCTCAGCTTATTGGAAAACCAGTAAAAAAATTAAATGAAGCTTTCGGACCTGCGGTTCAAGCAGAAATTGATCAATTAAATAACGGGGATATTGTTGTATTAGAAAATACACGTTTTTATGCTGGCGAAGAAAAAAATGACCCTGAATTGGCAAAAGCTTTTGCGGATTTAGCAGATGTTTATGTGAATGATGCTTTTGGTGCAGCTCATAGAGCCCATGCTTCAACAGAAGGAATTGCTAAGCACATCCCAGCAGTTGCAGGTTTTTTAATGGAAAAAGAGCTTGAAGTTTTAGGAAAAGCATTAAATAATCCAGATCGGCCTTTCACTGCGATTGTAGGTGGAGCAAAAGTAAAAGATAAAATTGACGTTATTAATAAGTTAATTGATATTGCAGATGACATTATCATCGGTGGTGGACTTGCTTATACGTTTATTAAAGCCCAAGGAAATGAGATTGGAAAATCATTAGTGGATAATGAGAAGTTAGATTTAGCTTTAGATTTTATTCAGAAGGCGAAAGAGAAAGGGGTTAATTTTCATCTTCCAATAGATGTTGTTGTGACGGATGATTTCAGTGCAAGTGCGAATACGCAAATCGTGAATATAGATGAAATGCCAACCAATTGGGAAGGTATAGACATTGGACCAAAAACACGAGAAAAATATAAAGAAATAATTTTAAATTCTAAATTAGTCGTATGGAATGGACCTATGGGCGTGTTTGAAATCCAACCTTTCTCCCACGGTACGAAAGCAGTAGCACAAGCGTGTGCGGAAACATCTGGTTATACTGTCATTGGTGGAGGAGATTCAGCAGCAGCAGTAGAAAAGTTTGACTTTGCAGATAAAATGAATCATATTTCAACAGGTGGAGGTGCTTCTCTTGAATTTATGGAAGGAAAAGCCCTGCCAGGCGTTGTTGCTTTGAACGACAAGTGA
- the gap gene encoding type I glyceraldehyde-3-phosphate dehydrogenase, with protein sequence MVKVGINGFGRIGRNVFRAALSNPEVDIVAINDLTDVKMLAHLLKYDTTHGKLDATVEVGEASLMVNGKEIKVFAERDPGNLPWGDYGVEIVVESTGIFTEKSKAEAHLKGGAKKVIISAPAKNEDVTVVLGVNEDEYDAANHTVISNASCTTNCLAPFAKVLSDNFGIVKGMMTTVHSYTNDQNTLDLPHKDARRARAAAENIIPSTTGAAKAVSLVLPELKGKLNGMAMRVPTPNVSVTDLVVELEKNVTVEEVNNALKTASEGPLKGILNYSEEPLVSSDYNGDPASSTIDALSTMVVGDNMVKVVSWYDNEWGYSCRVVDLCSYVASKGL encoded by the coding sequence ATGGTTAAAGTTGGGATTAATGGTTTTGGACGTATTGGACGTAACGTATTTCGTGCAGCATTGAGTAATCCAGAGGTTGATATTGTTGCAATTAATGATTTAACAGATGTGAAAATGTTAGCGCATCTTTTAAAATATGATACAACTCATGGAAAATTAGATGCTACAGTTGAAGTTGGTGAAGCTTCACTAATGGTAAACGGAAAAGAAATTAAAGTTTTTGCTGAACGTGATCCAGGTAACCTTCCTTGGGGAGATTACGGGGTAGAAATTGTTGTTGAATCTACTGGTATCTTCACTGAAAAGTCTAAAGCAGAAGCACATTTAAAAGGCGGAGCGAAGAAAGTAATTATCTCTGCGCCTGCTAAAAACGAAGATGTAACAGTTGTGTTGGGTGTTAACGAAGATGAATACGATGCAGCAAATCACACAGTGATTTCCAACGCATCTTGTACAACAAACTGTTTAGCACCATTTGCTAAAGTGCTTAGCGATAATTTTGGTATTGTAAAAGGGATGATGACAACGGTTCATTCTTACACAAATGATCAAAATACATTAGACTTACCACACAAAGACGCTCGTCGTGCACGCGCAGCTGCTGAAAACATTATTCCTTCTACAACGGGTGCAGCAAAGGCAGTTTCACTTGTATTGCCAGAATTAAAAGGGAAATTGAATGGTATGGCCATGCGTGTGCCAACTCCTAATGTTTCTGTAACTGACTTAGTAGTTGAATTAGAGAAAAATGTGACAGTGGAAGAAGTAAATAATGCACTAAAAACAGCTTCTGAAGGTCCATTAAAGGGGATTCTAAACTATTCTGAAGAACCTCTTGTTTCTAGCGATTACAATGGTGATCCTGCTTCTTCTACAATTGATGCACTTTCTACAATGGTAGTTGGAGACAACATGGTAAAAGTAGTTTCTTGGTATGATAATGAATGGGGTTATTCTTGTCGAGTAGTTGATCTTTGTAGCTATGTTGCAAGTAAAGGATTATAA
- a CDS encoding sugar-binding transcriptional regulator: protein MRKILDIQKQLLPDLTEVLNKRYTILHHILLSGVVGRRTLASSLNMTERVLRAEVNFLKEQGLLEIETIGMRISDSGKELIEQLRPIMKELLGLTDLEEQIQNRYGLKQVVIVPGDSDFSDYSKKELGRAGAAMLLKYAAKEDIIAVAGGSTTSEIANQLSASTHLKGNLFVPARGGLGEMLELQANTIASSMAKRTGAGYRLLHVPDHLSEDAYQSLIQEPNIKEIIDVIRKSRMVVHGIGEAMVMADRRKVDHTTRQILESQRATAEAFGYYFNHRGEVVHQIPTIGLRIEDIVRTEFVIGVAGGSSKAEAILSVLKFGHEDVLVIDEGAATKMVEIM, encoded by the coding sequence GGGTCGAAGAACATTAGCTTCATCGTTGAATATGACAGAAAGAGTGCTAAGAGCAGAAGTTAATTTTTTAAAAGAACAGGGACTTCTAGAGATTGAAACGATAGGTATGAGAATAAGTGATTCTGGAAAAGAACTTATAGAACAACTTCGCCCCATCATGAAGGAATTATTAGGATTAACAGATCTTGAAGAACAAATCCAGAATCGTTATGGATTAAAACAAGTGGTCATCGTACCTGGAGATTCTGACTTCTCTGACTATTCCAAAAAAGAACTAGGTCGTGCTGGTGCAGCCATGTTGTTAAAATATGCTGCAAAAGAAGATATCATTGCAGTTGCTGGTGGTTCAACCACATCAGAAATTGCTAATCAATTATCGGCATCTACTCATTTAAAAGGAAATTTATTTGTACCTGCTAGAGGTGGTTTAGGGGAAATGCTTGAGCTTCAAGCGAATACAATCGCATCAAGTATGGCTAAGAGGACAGGAGCTGGATATCGATTGCTTCATGTACCAGACCACTTAAGTGAAGATGCTTATCAATCCTTGATTCAAGAACCGAATATTAAAGAAATTATTGATGTTATTAGAAAGTCTCGCATGGTTGTTCATGGAATAGGTGAAGCTATGGTTATGGCTGACAGACGAAAGGTGGATCATACCACTAGGCAAATCCTTGAATCACAGAGAGCAACTGCAGAAGCATTTGGATATTATTTTAATCATAGAGGAGAAGTCGTACATCAAATTCCTACAATTGGATTGAGAATTGAAGATATAGTCCGGACTGAATTTGTCATTGGTGTAGCTGGAGGCAGTAGTAAGGCAGAAGCAATATTATCTGTTTTAAAATTTGGCCACGAGGATGTATTAGTCATCGATGAAGGTGCCGCGACAAAAATGGTAGAAATCATGTGA